The proteins below are encoded in one region of Candidatus Aegiribacteria sp.:
- a CDS encoding ATP-binding protein gives MYQDRLEPFIGAPLIKVITGMRRTGKSVFLRQVFDTLVDRNENPLLINMELMENHRFRDSGVLHEHIIKLDPSAVIIDEVQDIEKWEELAASLLAEGGMDIYLSGSNAGMLTSDLASKISGRYIQLRIYPLGLAEYIQFRGDDAGHLEDVFQEYLRFGGMPGIHSMELKEEVIYQYLKSVQDTVILNDVIIRNGVRNAVLLESVLDFLADNIGSLYSGKSIADYLTSSGRKTTAATVIEYISFLVNAFALHHVKRFDLRGKRQLAYTGKAYLNDLSFRHAVFGYRGGAISGFLENLVYMELLRRNFTVFIGSLTGREVDFVAEKDGNIFYLQVAYLLASPETVEREFSALQAIPDNYPKMVLSMDRTIPSRTGINQVYIPDFLIDPNKYLR, from the coding sequence ATGTATCAGGATAGACTGGAGCCTTTCATCGGAGCTCCTCTCATCAAGGTTATCACAGGAATGCGCCGTACCGGGAAGAGTGTATTTCTGCGGCAGGTATTCGATACACTGGTGGACAGGAATGAAAACCCGCTTCTTATCAATATGGAACTCATGGAGAACCATCGATTCAGAGATTCGGGAGTTCTTCATGAGCACATAATAAAACTTGATCCTTCCGCTGTAATAATTGATGAGGTTCAGGATATTGAGAAATGGGAAGAATTGGCTGCTTCCCTCCTGGCGGAAGGCGGAATGGATATTTACCTGTCAGGCTCAAACGCCGGTATGCTTACTTCTGATCTGGCCTCAAAGATTTCAGGCAGATACATTCAGCTCAGGATTTACCCTCTGGGTCTGGCAGAATACATTCAATTCCGGGGAGATGACGCAGGACATCTGGAGGACGTGTTTCAGGAATATCTGAGATTCGGTGGCATGCCGGGTATACATTCAATGGAGCTGAAAGAAGAAGTTATATATCAGTACCTGAAATCAGTCCAGGACACAGTGATTCTTAATGATGTGATTATAAGGAACGGTGTGAGGAACGCTGTTCTTCTTGAATCCGTTCTTGATTTCCTCGCGGATAATATAGGCTCCCTTTATTCGGGGAAGAGTATAGCCGATTATCTGACATCTTCAGGCAGAAAGACCACTGCGGCAACTGTAATAGAGTATATCAGTTTCCTGGTGAATGCCTTTGCGCTGCATCATGTGAAGAGATTCGATCTGCGGGGAAAACGGCAGCTGGCCTACACTGGAAAAGCCTACCTGAACGACCTGTCTTTCAGACATGCCGTCTTTGGTTATCGCGGGGGAGCCATATCGGGATTCCTTGAAAATCTCGTTTATATGGAGCTTCTCAGAAGAAATTTCACCGTCTTTATTGGCAGCCTGACCGGCAGGGAAGTGGATTTCGTGGCGGAAAAGGATGGAAACATCTTCTACCTGCAAGTCGCATACCTGCTGGCTTCTCCTGAAACGGTAGAGAGGGAGTTCTCAGCTCTCCAGGCAATTCCGGACAACTATCCCAAGATGGTTCTCTCGATGGACAGGACCATTCCCTCCAGAACAGGCATTAACCAGGTCTACATACCGGATTTTCTGATAGATCCGAATAAGTACCTTCGATAA